One candidate division KSB1 bacterium genomic region harbors:
- a CDS encoding undecaprenyl-phosphate glucose phosphotransferase yields MLREHSNILNGLRRFVDLVILFLSFLAAYHLRFGLFPLPEEMTTAPSLRHYLPNLALLLFLWLLVTQFSGLYSGKKLSVKVVDIRAIAVSLVSTLFFYAGTGFIFKSFDVSRLMLLIFAPLSALLLTAWHFFFQYSLKVKWFGAKPRNLLIIGAGPTARRFAYEIMTHRETGYQVLGFLDDESNANSDLPRPLLGRVSDIAKILANFAVDRVVVALSMKESRHLEQVVRECEYAGIEVNIIPDLFQFIHPRAKVLNLNGIPLIGVRPNPVDTWQYVYLKRAFDILFSLVFLVLVSPLMILIALLVKVTSKGPILFAQTRLGTQGRPFTIYKFRTMRVDSGGESDTRWTTPEDERVTPIGKILRRTSLDELPQFWNVLKGDMSVVGPRPERPYFAEKFRRHIPEYMIRHQVKTGLTGWAQVNGLRGDTSIEKRIQYDIFYIENWSFSFDLRIILLTLMKGLFNKNAY; encoded by the coding sequence ATGCTGCGTGAACACTCGAATATTTTGAACGGTCTGCGTCGTTTCGTCGATTTGGTGATTTTGTTCCTATCCTTTCTGGCAGCCTACCATCTGCGGTTCGGACTCTTTCCTTTGCCGGAAGAGATGACCACCGCGCCGTCGCTGCGGCATTATCTGCCCAATCTTGCTCTCCTGCTGTTCCTTTGGCTCCTGGTTACGCAGTTCAGCGGCCTCTATTCCGGGAAAAAGCTCTCCGTGAAAGTCGTCGACATCCGGGCGATCGCCGTTTCGCTGGTTTCCACTCTGTTTTTCTATGCAGGCACCGGATTTATCTTCAAGTCTTTCGACGTCTCTCGATTGATGCTCTTGATTTTCGCACCGCTCAGCGCGCTCCTGCTGACGGCTTGGCACTTTTTTTTCCAATATTCGCTGAAAGTTAAATGGTTCGGCGCCAAACCGCGGAATCTATTGATCATCGGCGCCGGACCGACTGCAAGAAGGTTCGCCTATGAAATCATGACCCATCGCGAAACCGGCTACCAAGTGCTGGGTTTTTTGGATGACGAATCGAATGCTAACAGCGACTTGCCGCGACCGCTTTTGGGAAGAGTTTCCGATATTGCGAAAATTCTCGCCAATTTTGCCGTCGATCGGGTTGTTGTCGCTCTGAGTATGAAAGAGTCGCGGCATTTGGAGCAAGTGGTCCGCGAATGCGAATATGCCGGCATCGAAGTGAACATCATTCCCGATCTTTTTCAATTCATTCATCCTCGCGCCAAAGTGCTTAACCTCAACGGCATTCCCTTGATCGGAGTACGTCCCAATCCGGTCGATACGTGGCAGTATGTTTACCTCAAGCGGGCGTTCGACATTCTTTTCAGCCTGGTTTTTCTCGTCCTTGTCAGTCCATTGATGATTTTGATCGCCTTGTTGGTCAAGGTGACCTCGAAAGGGCCGATTCTGTTTGCGCAGACCCGTTTAGGCACACAAGGGCGCCCCTTTACGATCTACAAATTCAGAACCATGCGCGTCGATTCAGGGGGGGAAAGCGATACACGCTGGACCACTCCAGAAGATGAGCGCGTCACCCCTATAGGAAAGATTTTACGCCGCACCTCGCTGGATGAGCTGCCGCAATTTTGGAATGTGCTCAAAGGCGATATGAGCGTCGTCGGACCGCGACCCGAACGCCCCTATTTTGCCGAAAAGTTCCGTCGCCACATTCCGGAGTACATGATCCGCCATCAGGTCAAAACCGGCCTCACCGGCTGGGCCCAAGTCAACGGCCTGCGCGGCGACACTTCCATCGAAAAACGAATTCAATACGATATTTTTTATATCGAAAACTGGTCTTTTTCATTCGATTTGCGTATAATCCTGCTGACGCTGATGAAAGGGCTTTTTAATAAGAACGCTTATTAA
- a CDS encoding glycosyltransferase family 4 protein, with protein sequence MKLLLSDYGGYAFIYDLSRALARRGHEVIHVYTSDSASPQGDFISENSLTVVNLRLPFDRKAGFLPRWAAERAYGKMAADLLQKERPDVILAADTPLEALRHIFAASRRCRIPFVFWWQDILSDAMAAVLGKKLGVIGYAVGSCYRQIEKRCLQQSAGVIAVAEQFIERLRDWGIRQPNLHLIRNWASPDTIRPLPKDNEFSRRYGLMDRFVVLYAGTFGMKQNPQTLIDAAKYLKSIQEILFVVAADGVALPFLQAKKRELQLDNLLILPLQPFRDLPLLLASGDVHLVLLNEDAARYSVPSKIWTACCAGRPILITAPETSDAARYVRRIGVGEAVQTASDLAAAVQQLRRDEALRMTMGENGRRYAEQNFRLSTIAERFEFVLNEARKMRT encoded by the coding sequence ATGAAGCTGCTGTTAAGCGACTATGGCGGCTATGCGTTCATCTATGACCTCAGCCGCGCACTGGCAAGGCGCGGGCATGAGGTCATTCACGTCTACACCAGCGACAGCGCCAGTCCGCAAGGCGATTTCATTTCTGAGAACAGCTTGACTGTCGTCAACCTGCGGCTGCCTTTCGACCGCAAGGCGGGGTTCTTACCGCGGTGGGCGGCGGAGCGCGCTTATGGTAAAATGGCCGCAGACCTGCTGCAAAAAGAACGGCCTGATGTCATTTTGGCCGCCGATACCCCTCTGGAAGCCCTGCGGCACATTTTCGCAGCTTCGCGTCGATGCCGCATCCCGTTCGTTTTTTGGTGGCAGGACATCCTCAGCGATGCCATGGCTGCGGTTCTCGGCAAAAAACTCGGAGTGATCGGTTACGCCGTCGGCAGCTGTTATCGGCAAATTGAAAAACGCTGCCTGCAGCAGTCTGCGGGCGTCATCGCGGTTGCGGAACAATTCATTGAACGTCTGCGCGATTGGGGGATCCGACAGCCGAATTTACACCTTATTCGGAACTGGGCTTCGCCGGACACGATTCGCCCTTTGCCCAAAGATAACGAGTTCAGCCGCCGTTACGGCTTGATGGACCGGTTTGTGGTCTTGTATGCGGGCACCTTCGGCATGAAACAGAATCCGCAAACCCTAATCGATGCCGCTAAATATCTCAAGTCGATACAAGAAATTCTTTTTGTGGTTGCAGCCGACGGTGTTGCCTTGCCCTTTCTGCAGGCAAAAAAACGGGAGCTTCAGCTCGACAATCTGCTTATTCTGCCGCTGCAGCCGTTTCGGGATCTGCCGCTTTTGCTGGCAAGCGGCGATGTCCATCTGGTGCTGTTGAACGAAGACGCCGCTCGGTACAGTGTGCCTTCAAAGATATGGACGGCATGCTGTGCAGGACGGCCGATACTTATTACGGCGCCGGAAACGAGCGATGCCGCGCGATACGTCCGTCGCATAGGTGTCGGGGAAGCGGTGCAAACCGCCTCCGATTTGGCCGCGGCGGTGCAGCAGCTTCGCCGGGATGAAGCCTTGCGCATGACCATGGGGGAAAACGGTCGGCGTTATGCGGAACAGAATTTTCGCTTATCGACCATCGCTGAACGTTTTGAATTTGTGCTGAATGAAGCACGCAAGATGCGAACATAA
- a CDS encoding O-antigen ligase family protein has translation MLQIVQLIFFFLFILQPTLVGFQESRFFSVLWLMIFLGLVVGRIIERKHDFPRLNLPFLLLIATLIGVTAIHGFEPKLLLNAGQFLIAVLTMYFIIYYVIFYKDEEIFFTKLFGSIPYYFYAALLISTALTAYDAPDAPLLYVWQCNGIENRAQLMYGSGNHFGVYLSALTLISGVFLVSKKKFFHLLTIAFSIGFLVLSGSRTGQVAIALLPILLLFRLFRLHYGYLLAAITLAGVIIYLIVFNNDLYYYVYQFFLWVHERVPLRFMPEARYHLLAGREVLWNTLVEMIRSKPIWGHGYYIPFYDFGIDAGYEGGRLVGNEAAPTSESGLLFTVRYGIPATIVYLWFMVSPLLKRTRDRFEFYHAYLILFAFCVWILNDSLFISYSIQILFFLSVIAGHLTLQKDVIALRRYELSVKQIQPDKPLSPLQDWNL, from the coding sequence ATGCTGCAGATCGTTCAATTGATTTTCTTTTTTCTCTTCATTTTGCAGCCGACCTTAGTGGGTTTTCAGGAGTCTCGATTTTTCTCCGTCCTATGGCTCATGATTTTTCTTGGACTGGTTGTCGGCCGCATTATTGAGCGCAAGCATGACTTTCCCCGCCTTAATTTACCCTTCCTTCTTCTCATTGCAACCTTAATAGGTGTAACAGCAATTCATGGATTCGAACCCAAGCTCCTGCTTAATGCCGGCCAGTTTCTGATCGCCGTACTTACCATGTATTTTATCATTTACTATGTCATTTTTTACAAAGATGAAGAGATCTTTTTTACCAAACTGTTCGGCTCGATTCCCTATTATTTTTATGCCGCTCTTCTGATCTCTACCGCTTTAACGGCATATGACGCGCCGGATGCGCCTCTGCTCTATGTTTGGCAATGCAACGGCATCGAAAACCGCGCTCAATTGATGTATGGCTCAGGCAACCATTTCGGCGTTTATCTGTCCGCCCTTACGCTTATATCAGGCGTCTTCCTGGTCTCGAAAAAAAAATTTTTCCATCTTTTGACGATCGCTTTCTCGATCGGCTTTCTGGTGCTTTCAGGATCGCGAACCGGTCAGGTCGCGATTGCTCTTTTGCCGATTCTTCTTCTGTTCCGACTGTTCCGCCTTCATTACGGCTATTTGCTCGCCGCCATTACACTTGCCGGAGTCATTATTTATCTGATCGTTTTTAATAACGATCTCTACTATTACGTCTATCAATTTTTTCTTTGGGTACATGAACGTGTGCCGCTGCGCTTTATGCCTGAGGCGCGTTACCATCTTTTAGCCGGCCGAGAAGTTTTGTGGAACACGCTCGTGGAAATGATCCGCAGCAAACCGATATGGGGACATGGGTACTATATTCCTTTCTATGATTTCGGCATCGACGCCGGCTACGAAGGAGGGCGTTTGGTCGGCAATGAAGCCGCACCGACCAGCGAAAGCGGGTTGCTGTTTACCGTTCGTTATGGTATTCCGGCAACGATCGTTTATTTGTGGTTCATGGTTTCGCCGCTTTTAAAGAGAACCCGTGACCGCTTTGAATTCTATCACGCCTATCTCATTCTCTTTGCCTTTTGCGTATGGATTTTAAACGACTCTCTTTTTATATCCTACTCGATACAGATTCTTTTCTTTCTCTCCGTGATTGCCGGCCACCTCACCCTCCAAAAGGATGTCATCGCTCTACGGCGTTACGAGTTGTCGGTCAAACAGATTCAGCCCGACAAGCCCCTTTCGCCTTTGCAGGATTGGAATCTATGA
- a CDS encoding right-handed parallel beta-helix repeat-containing protein, which translates to MKTPVGRKIECFRFLLLLFVLSLACTRKLYQERTLTITGSAKLSGMVSHEGISVMLYSALPTDTTIANLQSRFPSLGVPAGQPVLFEPRLASPLYKTQTAADGFFKFDEVPEGNYNLVIEKKGYGRRILPNLDRSLQLEEVVLYPERRVTGELDFYTVWDSRRHIIVANDLTIPEGVTLLIDKGAVVRFEGYGKLIVYGKLVTIGTAEEPVIFTTDVLDQQNAGSWRGLEIFGEAELVSSVFDHADMAVNCRGGRVSIRQCIFRDINDRGVVIANEGYGEVSGSLFYKCKAAVQAETNSQLNAIGNLVTNPPGYWQNSLGMVSNSSRSMLTDNGITHCDVGCSIEFRGTADLLYNYIAECGIGVNVVSLVNERSRVTLQLNTIVACTKYSINILDNASPLIEKNNLLQLGSTLFIRAYSLKYPSYPDIIARNNYFGETAAEVKRRIEDRRVNMSGGSATWSILIDPVAASIFVDAYPRPRTQP; encoded by the coding sequence ATGAAAACGCCTGTAGGTAGAAAAATAGAATGCTTCCGTTTCCTTCTGTTGCTGTTTGTTTTGTCCCTCGCCTGCACGAGAAAACTTTACCAGGAACGGACATTAACGATTACCGGTTCGGCCAAGCTGAGCGGTATGGTTTCCCATGAAGGAATTTCCGTAATGCTTTATTCCGCCTTACCGACAGATACAACGATCGCGAATCTCCAGAGCCGTTTTCCTTCTCTAGGCGTACCGGCCGGTCAGCCCGTGCTATTCGAGCCGCGGCTTGCAAGTCCGCTTTACAAAACACAGACCGCTGCCGACGGTTTTTTCAAATTCGATGAAGTTCCTGAAGGCAACTACAACCTGGTCATCGAGAAAAAAGGGTACGGCAGGCGGATCCTTCCCAATCTCGACCGGTCATTACAGCTGGAAGAAGTCGTGCTCTATCCGGAAAGGCGGGTCACCGGCGAGCTTGATTTCTACACGGTTTGGGACAGCCGACGCCACATTATCGTCGCCAACGACTTGACGATCCCCGAAGGTGTGACGCTGCTGATCGACAAAGGGGCGGTTGTGCGTTTTGAAGGATACGGCAAGCTGATCGTTTACGGCAAGCTGGTGACCATCGGTACCGCGGAGGAGCCCGTGATTTTTACCACCGATGTACTCGATCAGCAAAACGCCGGATCTTGGAGGGGTCTCGAAATCTTTGGCGAAGCGGAGCTGGTCAGTTCGGTTTTTGATCATGCGGATATGGCGGTGAACTGTCGCGGCGGCAGGGTTTCCATCCGACAGTGCATTTTCCGCGACATCAACGATCGGGGCGTCGTCATTGCCAACGAGGGATATGGGGAAGTTTCCGGCTCACTCTTTTATAAATGCAAGGCGGCCGTCCAGGCCGAAACGAATTCGCAGCTGAACGCGATCGGTAATCTCGTCACCAACCCGCCGGGATATTGGCAGAACAGTCTAGGTATGGTTTCAAACAGCAGCCGCTCGATGTTGACGGATAACGGCATCACCCATTGCGATGTCGGCTGCAGCATCGAGTTCAGAGGCACGGCAGATCTGCTTTATAATTATATAGCCGAGTGCGGCATTGGCGTTAATGTCGTCAGCTTGGTCAACGAACGAAGCCGGGTGACGCTGCAGCTCAACACGATTGTCGCATGCACCAAATATTCGATCAACATCCTCGACAATGCCTCGCCGCTGATCGAAAAAAATAACCTGCTCCAACTCGGGTCGACGTTGTTCATTCGCGCTTATTCGCTCAAATATCCTTCTTATCCCGATATCATCGCCCGCAACAACTATTTCGGGGAAACCGCCGCCGAAGTCAAACGGCGTATCGAAGATCGCCGCGTCAATATGAGCGGAGGAAGTGCGACTTGGTCGATTCTTATCGATCCGGTTGCGGCCTCAATATTCGTCGACGCTTATCCTCGTCCGCGGACACAACCCTGA
- a CDS encoding capsule assembly Wzi family protein, whose translation MLILCRPVVGQTIAPDHWLVDEVRFLQHRGSLWNLSLLQMPYDIEALQAEQVEADLIGLYLRRWNRQGSSEFLFTWNRFDQRVSSQADQPLHSTLRLGLGAAVAPGIKAVTSFYIDNQLDADSLYIGKRQGGWAAYTEQAYLSFKTGRFTFRLGRDYLVWGPGRDASLMISASARPMDHFYGAWTHPNLQFSFFAAQLDQTNYPINAKPAQQNRFLSGHRLEWHPQPFLRIALSETALYGGPNAGFELSFLNPLIFFTGEEHNGPQTANVMAQLDVVALAANRLTFYGSFLLDDVQLEHANVDDKGEPPEYGLTAGLNWADPPRLPGVDLFAEYTRVTNRTYNGQGGAWEKYLHRNVPIGHFLGNDFERMILGVSARPARKWRMSASWEHRRRGEGRVSKPFDTPWRDLPPGQKYKEPFPTGIVESAHFLKLSVRRYFGYFSFLEAQAAYRAVKQVENQIGIDDSGWEAALRLSLELLASHSMH comes from the coding sequence TTGCTGATCCTTTGTCGGCCGGTCGTCGGACAAACCATTGCTCCCGACCATTGGCTGGTAGATGAAGTCCGTTTTCTGCAGCACCGCGGCAGCTTGTGGAACTTGTCGCTTTTGCAAATGCCTTACGATATCGAAGCGTTGCAGGCGGAACAAGTGGAAGCAGATCTTATCGGGCTGTATCTGCGGCGTTGGAACCGACAAGGCAGCAGTGAGTTCCTCTTTACCTGGAATCGCTTCGACCAAAGAGTTTCCTCGCAAGCCGACCAGCCTTTGCACTCGACTTTGCGCCTGGGCCTCGGAGCTGCCGTAGCGCCGGGAATTAAAGCCGTCACTTCGTTCTACATCGACAATCAGCTCGATGCTGACTCGCTCTACATCGGTAAGCGCCAGGGCGGTTGGGCTGCCTATACCGAGCAGGCTTATTTATCCTTCAAAACAGGTCGATTCACCTTTCGGCTCGGCCGCGATTACCTCGTATGGGGGCCGGGTCGCGATGCTTCTTTGATGATTTCTGCCTCGGCGAGGCCGATGGATCATTTTTACGGCGCATGGACTCACCCTAATCTTCAATTCTCATTCTTTGCCGCGCAGCTTGACCAAACCAATTATCCGATTAACGCCAAACCCGCGCAGCAAAACCGCTTCCTGTCCGGCCATCGCCTCGAATGGCACCCGCAACCTTTTCTGCGCATTGCCTTGAGCGAGACGGCCCTTTACGGCGGCCCCAATGCCGGCTTCGAATTGTCCTTTCTCAATCCGCTGATCTTTTTCACCGGCGAAGAGCACAACGGACCGCAGACCGCCAACGTCATGGCGCAACTGGATGTTGTTGCATTGGCGGCGAACCGGCTTACTTTTTACGGCAGTTTCCTGCTGGATGATGTGCAGCTGGAGCACGCTAATGTCGACGACAAGGGTGAACCGCCCGAGTACGGCCTGACGGCAGGCCTGAATTGGGCGGATCCCCCGCGATTGCCTGGCGTTGATTTGTTTGCCGAGTACACACGCGTGACCAATCGAACCTACAACGGGCAGGGCGGCGCGTGGGAAAAATACCTGCACCGTAACGTGCCGATCGGCCACTTTTTGGGCAACGATTTCGAACGAATGATTCTCGGCGTAAGCGCAAGGCCCGCTCGGAAATGGAGAATGAGCGCTTCTTGGGAGCATCGCCGCCGCGGTGAAGGACGCGTGAGCAAGCCGTTCGATACTCCATGGCGCGATCTGCCGCCCGGCCAAAAGTATAAAGAGCCCTTTCCCACCGGAATAGTGGAATCCGCCCATTTTTTAAAGCTTTCCGTTCGTCGCTATTTCGGCTATTTCAGTTTTCTCGAGGCGCAGGCGGCCTATCGCGCTGTCAAACAGGTCGAAAACCAAATCGGAATCGACGATTCCGGTTGGGAAGCTGCGCTGCGTCTCTCCCTTGAACTCCTTGCATCCCATTCGATGCACTGA
- a CDS encoding oligosaccharide flippase family protein, protein MKVPFEFLSRILSRESGRTFAVGAGSVFLLKIFGAFLMLLGQIIAARLLGAAEYGYFAYAQSVLLIITVFTILGYDNSLLRFVPEYRVNGQWPLLKGVLTFSFQRSLFASLLAAGLGALLLVADRPRFVAAQRDALWVMLLCIPLYTLTMVRQAALRGFRHVVLAEFPESVVRPLLFIPLLMFVSRIHSLTAETAWWCYLVVVLVAFLLGTWMLVRILPPEFERAAAEYRSAEWRRISTDMMWMNAMNIVFNQAAVVLLGFFSPPEEVALFSAAARVAFFVSFALFAVNSIAAPLISEFYYGRRMRELERIMAVSAALLAATTLFADLFLLVFGKTVLGAFGPPFRKAFLLLLLLMFGHTIKSFSGPASYLLNMSGRQRLTRRMMAGFVLFHLVAGAPIISRYGAVGAAAVSAATLSLWNLTLAAAAYKVVGVDSTFFTLLRLKKLFAGA, encoded by the coding sequence GTGAAAGTGCCTTTCGAATTTCTATCCCGAATCCTTAGCCGCGAATCGGGGCGCACCTTTGCCGTAGGTGCCGGCTCGGTATTTCTGTTAAAAATTTTCGGTGCATTTTTAATGCTGCTCGGCCAAATCATTGCAGCGCGGCTCCTCGGTGCTGCAGAGTACGGCTATTTCGCCTATGCGCAAAGCGTTCTGTTGATCATAACCGTCTTTACCATATTGGGCTATGACAATTCGCTGCTCCGCTTTGTGCCGGAGTATCGCGTCAATGGGCAATGGCCGCTTCTTAAAGGCGTGTTGACCTTTTCTTTTCAAAGATCCCTCTTCGCCTCGCTGCTTGCCGCGGGGCTGGGCGCATTACTTCTGGTTGCAGATAGGCCTCGTTTTGTCGCCGCTCAGCGTGATGCCCTTTGGGTCATGCTTCTCTGCATTCCTCTCTACACTTTGACCATGGTGCGACAGGCGGCTTTGCGGGGTTTCCGGCATGTCGTGCTTGCTGAATTTCCGGAAAGCGTCGTAAGGCCGTTGCTGTTTATTCCTTTGCTGATGTTTGTTTCGCGAATACACTCTTTAACCGCCGAAACGGCATGGTGGTGCTACCTTGTGGTCGTGCTGGTTGCTTTTCTTTTAGGCACATGGATGCTGGTTCGCATATTGCCGCCGGAATTCGAACGGGCTGCGGCAGAGTATCGTTCGGCTGAATGGCGCAGAATATCGACCGATATGATGTGGATGAATGCGATGAATATCGTCTTTAATCAGGCTGCCGTTGTTCTGCTCGGTTTCTTTTCACCGCCGGAGGAAGTGGCGCTCTTTTCCGCGGCAGCCAGAGTTGCGTTTTTCGTTTCCTTTGCCTTGTTCGCCGTCAATTCCATTGCCGCGCCGTTGATTTCAGAATTTTACTATGGAAGGAGAATGCGCGAACTTGAACGCATTATGGCCGTCTCTGCCGCATTGTTGGCGGCAACAACGTTGTTTGCCGATCTTTTTCTCTTGGTTTTCGGCAAAACGGTGCTCGGTGCATTCGGCCCCCCGTTCCGTAAAGCGTTCCTGCTCTTGTTGCTGCTGATGTTCGGCCATACGATCAAATCATTCTCCGGTCCGGCTTCCTATCTGCTCAACATGAGCGGCCGGCAACGGCTCACGCGACGAATGATGGCGGGTTTCGTGCTTTTTCACCTCGTTGCGGGCGCGCCGATTATCAGCCGATACGGGGCCGTCGGTGCCGCGGCCGTTTCAGCCGCCACCCTCAGCCTTTGGAACCTCACCCTCGCCGCCGCCGCCTATAAGGTCGTCGGTGTAGATTCGACTTTTTTTACGCTCCTCCGTTTAAAGAAACTGTTTGCCGGAGCCTGA
- a CDS encoding glycosyltransferase: MQTIRILRITSTLSKGGAGAHVLAIHRAVNRIDGFASYLWCPRESVDEERVIPKLLPKSVVLFNAVRTRVLGLDSLYAPLFSSLLSKLAPRFDIIHLHHLEGYFFDLRSLYLLQEKNVVLTLHDMWPLTGRCSFSQNCEKWQTHCVSCPHTDVYPAVWIDRSAFLHEQKKRAFAALNSLKLVAISEHAAENVRYSHLKGAPLSVIPPAIDCSMLFPEERRNAQPVIGAVAVRHDFSTKGFEDLMQFILYVRDAGLPFRFRLVGRLSTDAQKQLKCLPHVDLFPFTGNLDELRRHYNAMSLLINLSRQETFGKTNIEAQACGIPVLARDIPPFRENVHFGALCGDCSPETLRRMVDSLLDRHWPREEMHAEIKRRYDLSILGERYAALYRSFFEGEIK; this comes from the coding sequence GTGCAGACGATTCGGATTTTGAGAATCACCTCAACGTTGAGCAAAGGCGGAGCCGGAGCTCATGTCTTGGCAATCCATCGCGCCGTAAATCGTATCGACGGGTTCGCTTCCTATCTCTGGTGTCCGCGGGAATCCGTTGATGAAGAGCGTGTCATTCCCAAGTTGCTGCCCAAATCGGTTGTGCTGTTCAATGCCGTGCGCACCCGTGTCCTCGGCTTGGACAGCCTTTATGCGCCGCTCTTCAGCAGCCTGCTGTCAAAATTGGCACCCCGTTTCGACATCATTCATTTGCACCATCTGGAGGGATATTTTTTTGATCTGCGTTCGCTTTATCTTTTGCAGGAAAAAAACGTCGTTCTGACGCTGCACGACATGTGGCCGTTGACCGGCCGATGCAGTTTCAGTCAAAACTGCGAAAAGTGGCAGACTCATTGTGTGAGCTGCCCGCATACCGACGTCTATCCTGCCGTGTGGATCGATCGGTCGGCATTTCTGCATGAGCAAAAAAAGCGCGCTTTTGCAGCGCTGAATTCTCTCAAACTCGTTGCAATTTCTGAACATGCTGCGGAGAATGTGCGTTATAGTCATCTCAAAGGCGCTCCTTTATCCGTCATTCCGCCGGCCATAGATTGCTCGATGCTGTTCCCTGAAGAACGCCGGAATGCTCAGCCGGTCATCGGTGCGGTGGCTGTACGCCATGATTTCAGCACCAAGGGCTTCGAGGATCTAATGCAATTCATTCTCTATGTCCGCGATGCCGGATTGCCGTTTCGCTTTCGCCTCGTCGGCCGATTGTCAACGGATGCGCAAAAGCAGTTGAAATGCCTGCCTCATGTCGATCTCTTTCCCTTCACCGGCAACCTCGACGAGCTGCGCCGTCATTACAACGCCATGTCGCTGCTCATCAACCTATCGCGCCAGGAGACCTTCGGCAAAACCAACATCGAGGCGCAGGCCTGCGGCATACCGGTTTTGGCGCGCGACATTCCGCCGTTTCGGGAAAACGTTCATTTCGGCGCCCTATGCGGCGACTGTTCGCCGGAGACTCTCCGTAGAATGGTCGACTCCCTTCTGGACCGACATTGGCCTCGGGAGGAGATGCATGCGGAAATTAAACGTCGCTATGACCTTTCGATCCTTGGAGAACGTTATGCGGCCCTCTACCGCTCCTTTTTCGAGGGAGAAATAAAATGA
- a CDS encoding glycosyltransferase family 9 protein, producing the protein MKVERLLVFHIGHLGDTIMILPSLWALRKAFPHARFTLLTDRVEGEGYVQAADLFSSDFFADIVAFPKSADGGRRHLHSLVRLWPLLRARRFDAVAYLTPSRRQRRQIFRDRIYFRSLGIGLLLGFRGFGPFTGESAGLHEAERILFRLAKDGIPVDHISFDLLLNSEDEVEAQKLIAEKGITLPENSCVAVAPFSKMQAKRWPMDRYAELIERLIAEFSIFPIVIGGRDEKEQGDDLVSQWKTGLNAAGLAVRPTAALLRRCRAYIGNDTGGMHLAAGVGVPCLAIFSARDEPFKWRPYGRGHIVLRREIECAGCLLTTCGHQSCLRQISVQEAAEKAAELLRRVL; encoded by the coding sequence ATGAAAGTCGAAAGGCTTTTAGTCTTTCATATCGGCCATTTGGGCGACACCATCATGATTCTTCCATCGTTGTGGGCGCTGCGCAAGGCTTTTCCACATGCCCGCTTCACGCTGTTGACCGATCGAGTGGAAGGCGAAGGCTATGTGCAGGCCGCCGACTTATTTTCTTCGGATTTTTTTGCGGATATCGTGGCATTTCCCAAAAGCGCCGACGGAGGCAGGCGGCATCTCCATTCACTGGTAAGATTATGGCCGCTTTTGCGCGCACGACGATTCGATGCCGTCGCTTACTTGACGCCCTCGCGACGGCAAAGGAGACAAATTTTTCGGGATAGAATCTATTTCCGCTCGCTCGGCATCGGCCTGCTCCTCGGTTTTCGCGGCTTCGGCCCGTTCACAGGTGAAAGCGCAGGCCTTCATGAAGCCGAGCGTATCCTGTTTCGCCTGGCAAAGGACGGAATCCCGGTCGATCACATTTCCTTCGACCTGCTGTTGAATTCGGAGGATGAAGTCGAAGCGCAAAAACTGATTGCCGAAAAAGGAATTACGCTGCCGGAAAATAGCTGTGTGGCCGTAGCGCCGTTTTCGAAAATGCAGGCAAAACGATGGCCGATGGATCGTTATGCTGAATTGATCGAACGGCTCATTGCCGAGTTTTCGATTTTCCCCATTGTCATCGGCGGCAGGGACGAGAAGGAGCAGGGAGATGACCTGGTGTCGCAATGGAAAACCGGCTTGAATGCCGCAGGCCTTGCGGTGCGGCCGACGGCCGCGCTGCTGCGCCGCTGCCGCGCTTACATCGGCAACGATACCGGCGGTATGCACCTGGCCGCGGGTGTAGGCGTCCCCTGCCTGGCCATCTTTTCGGCCCGCGATGAACCCTTTAAATGGCGTCCTTACGGTCGAGGACATATCGTCCTTAGACGGGAAATTGAATGTGCAGGCTGTTTGTTGACCACTTGCGGGCATCAATCGTGCCTGCGGCAGATCAGCGTACAGGAAGCGGCTGAAAAGGCCGCCGAACTATTGCGCAGGGTGCTGTAA